In Patescibacteria group bacterium, a genomic segment contains:
- a CDS encoding glycosyltransferase family 2 protein: MISAIILTKNEEKNLEDCLKSLAWCDEIIVVDDYSQDETEKILKKFQVASIKYQVHQRHLDGDFARQRNFGLEKATGEWVLFVDADERVSPTLREEIIKEINDPQNKFNGFFLKRRDFLFGKWLEYGETSKVKLLRLAKRGTGNWQRPVHEIWQVNGPVSTLASPLLHFPHPTVTEFLKDLNFYTDLNAQAFYKEGVKVDFWQIIIYPLIKFMKNYFFLLGFLDGTAGLLQAMFMSFHSFMTRGKLWQLWQKR; this comes from the coding sequence ATGATATCAGCCATTATCCTAACGAAAAACGAAGAAAAAAATCTTGAAGACTGTTTAAAAAGTCTTGCCTGGTGTGACGAAATTATAGTGGTGGATGACTACTCACAAGATGAGACGGAAAAGATTTTGAAAAAGTTTCAGGTAGCAAGTATCAAGTATCAAGTACACCAAAGGCATCTTGATGGGGATTTTGCGAGGCAGAGAAATTTCGGGTTAGAGAAGGCGACAGGGGAATGGGTTTTATTTGTTGACGCCGATGAAAGAGTTTCTCCAACGCTTCGTGAAGAAATAATTAAAGAAATTAATGATCCTCAAAATAAATTTAACGGTTTTTTCCTAAAACGACGCGATTTTCTTTTCGGCAAGTGGCTGGAGTATGGAGAGACAAGCAAGGTTAAACTTTTAAGATTGGCCAAAAGGGGGACGGGGAATTGGCAAAGACCCGTACACGAAATTTGGCAAGTTAATGGCCCGGTCTCTACCCTCGCCTCTCCCCTTTTGCATTTTCCGCATCCCACCGTCACGGAATTTTTAAAAGACCTCAATTTCTATACCGATTTAAACGCGCAAGCTTTTTACAAAGAAGGAGTCAAAGTTGACTTTTGGCAGATTATTATTTATCCGTTGATTAAATTTATGAAGAACTATTTTTTTCTTTTGGGTTTTTTAGACGGAACAGCGGGTTTGTTGCAGGCGATGTTTATGAGTTTTCATTCGTTTATGACGCGAGGTAAATTGTGGCAGTTATGGCAAAAGCGTTAA